A single region of the Salvia splendens isolate huo1 chromosome 18, SspV2, whole genome shotgun sequence genome encodes:
- the LOC121776255 gene encoding polygalacturonase inhibitor 1-like yields the protein MLPLLLTITFILFHLHISAAARLCRWDDRAALTAFKNSFTNPNPFPTWDPAFDCCDWYGVKCNDTTSRVISLDIASHGSLTGPIPSSLANLTYLQNLCLHKIPNLVGQTPPSLTKIPNLRFRVISWTNISGPIPHFLAQIKNLAYLDLSFNRLSGTLPPSLPTLPYLFAIDLSRNQLTGPIPEAFGHFQKAAGFQALDLSHNKLFGPLPSSLTNVPFSSVDVCRNNLTGDTSVFFGKGKAASRIDISRNGFEFDLSKESFMESLDMLDISHNRIYGEIPKQITEAVYFQFLNVSYNRL from the coding sequence ATGCTACCACTACTCCTCACCATCACTTTCATTCTCTTCCACCTTCACATCTCTGCTGCAGCACGGCTCTGTCGTTGGGATGACAGAGCCGCGCTGACAGCATTCAAAAACAGCTTCACCAACCCCAACCCCTTCCCCACGTGGGACCCCGCCTTCGACTGCTGCGACTGGTACGGCGTCAAATGCAACGACACCACCAGCCGCGTCATTAGCCTCGACATAGCCTCCCACGGCTCCCTCACCGGCCCCATCCCTTCGTCCCTCGCCAACCTAACGTACCTCCAAAATCTCTGCCTCCACAAAATCCCCAACCTAGTAGGCCAAACCCCACCTTCACTCACAAAAATACCTAACTTGAGATTCCGTGTAATAAGCTGGACTAACATCTCAGGACCAATACCACATTTCCTTGCCCAAATCAAGAATCTAGCATACCTAGACCTCTCCTTCAACCGCCTCTCCGGCACACTCCCTCCTTCCCTCCCGACTCTCCCGTACCTCTTCGCAATTGATTTAAGTCGAAACCAGCTCACCGGCCCCATCCCAGAAGCGTTCGGACACTTCCAAAAAGCCGCAGGATTCCAAGCACTCGACCTCTCTCACAACAAACTTTTCGGGCCTCTTCCATCTTCTTTGACCAATGTACCCTTCTCGTCCGTGGATGTTTGTAGAAACAATCTGACTGGCGACACGTCGGTGTTCTTTGGGAAGGGGAAGGCCGCGAGCAGGATTGACATATCGAGGAACGGGTTCGAGTTTGATCTGTCGAAGGAGAGCTTCATGGAGTCGCTAGACATGTTGGACATATCGCATAACAGGATATATGGGGAGATTCCGAAGCAGATAACGGAGGCTGTTTACTTTCAGTTTTTGAATGTTAGTTATAACAGATTGTGA
- the LOC121776252 gene encoding FT-interacting protein 4-like, whose protein sequence is MANQNRNQNQNRNQNQNQNQNQNENQNQNQNQNVNRNQSHDPHQNAAMEEEFNLRETRPSLGGGRVAGNDRVGTAFDLVEQMDYLYVRIVKSKELPGNPDPYVELNLGGLKSSTRHLQKTSNPEWNQVFSISKDQINAPHIEISVKDKSRGGGDGLIGMILLDGIDVPRRVPPDSPLAPEWYRLENQRGERVPGELMFAIWMGTQADEAFPEAWHLDAVSVNGEGVNGIRSKVYLSPRLWYLRVNVIEAQELQISDKNRQQPEILVRVSHGESVLRTKISQSRNVNPLWNEDLMFTVSEPFEDQLVLCVEERIGNKKDELGQCVIPLNGVEKRIDFKPPGSRWYNLEKPNAGGNGQRNASRINSRLHLRICFDGGYHVLDELTHYSSDLRATARQLWKPAVGVLELGILNAQNLAAMKSRDGRGFTDAYCVAKYGQKWIRTRTILNSFNPKWNEQYTWEVYDPCTVITVGVFDNCHLQGVNAGGKDSRIGKVRIRLSTLETGRVYTHSYPLIVLSPSGVKKMGEIQLAVRFSCASLFNVLQLYTQPLLPSLHYLQPLSCQQVEVLRYQATQIVSTRLGRAEPPLRKEVVEYMLDVGSNMWSMRRSRANHFRMAGILSVVAKILKWFDQISSWKSPLMTGLVHIVFLVFICFPWLILSTVFLYLFLIGTWNYRGRPRNPPHMDVKLSKADMALNDELDEEFDSFPTSVKQMEVLKSRYDRLRSLASRVQTVLGDMATQGERFYNLLSWRDPRATALFLIFCLVATVVLYITPLRVVVIVMGFYSMRHPRFRDRLPSCPMNFLRRLPARTDGLL, encoded by the coding sequence ATGGCGAACCAAAACCGGAACCAGAATCAAAACCGGAAccagaatcaaaatcaaaatcaaaatcagaaTGAGAACCAGAATCAAAATCAGAACCAGAACGTCAACAGAAATCAAAGTCACGATCCTCACCAGAATGCAGCCATGGAGGAGGAATTCAACCTGAGGGAGACGCGGCCCAGCCTCGGCGGCGGGAGAGTAGCCGGAAACGATCGCGTCGGCACCGCCTTCGACCTGGTGGAGCAGATGGACTATCTCTACGTCAGAATTGTCAAGTCCAAGGAGCTTCCGGGAAACCCCGATCCTTACGTCGAACTAAACCTCGGAGGGCTCAAATCCTCCACCCGGCATCTCCAGAAAACGTCCAATCCGGAGTGGAATCAGGTATTCTCGATATCCAAAGATCAGATAAATGCCCCACACATCGAGATTTCTGTCAAGGACAAGAGCAGGGGCGGCGGCGATGGTCTGATCGGCATGATTTTGCTCGACGGCATTGATGTTCCTCGAAGGGTGCCGCCGGATAGCCCCTTGGCGCCGGAGTGGTACCGGCTGGAGAATCAGAGGGGCGAGAGGGTGCCTGGCGAACTAATGTTTGCGATTTGGATGGGGACGCAGGCCGATGAGGCGTTCCCCGAAGCTTGGCATTTGGATGCCGTGAGTGTTAACGGCGAGGGCGTCAACGGAATTAGGTCGAAGGTCTATTTATCCCCTCGCCTTTGGTATCTtagggttaatgtgattgaggCGCAGGAATTGCAGATTTCTGATAAGAATCGGCAGCAGCCGGAGATCCTTGTGAGAGTTTCTCATGGGGAAAGTGTTTTGAGGACTAAGATTTCTCAGAGTAGGAATGTGAATCCTCTATGGAATGAGGATCTGATGTTCACGGTCTCGGAGCCGTTTGAGGATCAGTTGGTTTTGTGTGTGGAAGAGAGAATAGGGAACAAGAAGGATGAATTGGGGCAGTGTGTGATCCCTTTAAATGGTGTGGAGAAGCGGATCGATTTCAAGCCTCCCGGAAGCAGGTGGTACAATCTTGAGAAGCCTAATGCTGGAGGGAATGGGCAGAGGAATGCGAGTAGGATAAACAGCAGGCTTCATCTGAGGATCTGTTTCGATGGGGGTTATCACGTTCTTGATGAATTGACTCATTACAGCAGTGATCTTCGCGCCACGGCTAGGCAGCTTTGGAAGCCTGCGGTTGGGGTGCTGGAGTTAGGCATCTTGAATGCTCAGAATCTCGCGGCAATGAAGTCCAGAGACGGGAGGGGATTCACGGATGCTTATTGTGTGGCCAAGTATGGGCAGAAGTGGATCAGAACGAGAACGATCCTCAACAGTTTCAATCCCAAGTGGAACGAGCAGTACACGTGGGAAGTGTACGACCCGTGCACTGTCATCACGGTCGGAGTCTTTGACAACTGCCACTTGCAAGGAGTGAACGCAGGTGGCAAGGATTCAAGAATCGGGAAGGTGAGGATTCGCCTCTCCACTCTCGAGACAGGTCGTGTCTACACGCATTCGTATCCGCTCATAGTGCTTTCACCTTCTGGTGTGAAGAAAATGGGTGAAATTCAGTTGGCTGTGAGGTTCTCCTGCGCATCTTTGTTCAATGTCTTGCAGCTTTACACGCAGCCGCTGCTGCCGAGCCTTCACTACCTCCAGCCCCTCAGCTGCCAGCAGGTTGAGGTTCTGAGGTATCAGGCTACTCAGATTGTGTCAACGAGGCTGGGCCGGGCAGAGCCACCGTTGAGAAAAGAGGTGGTGGAGTACATGCTCGATGTCGGATCAAACATGTGGAGCATGAGACGAAGCAGAGCCAATCATTTCAGAATGGCAGGGATCCTCTCTGTGGTTGCTAAAATACTGAAATGGTTTGATCAGATAAGCAGTTGGAAGAGTCCCTTGATGACAGGTTTAGTCCACATTGTGTTCTTGGTATTCATATGCTTCCCTTGGTTGATCTTGAGCACTGTGTTTCTGTACCTTTTCTTGATCGGGACGTGGAATTACCGGGGGCGGCCTCGCAACCCTCCACACATGGATGTGAAACTGTCTAAAGCTGACATGGCCCTGAACGACGAATTGGACgaggagttcgactcattcccGACGTCTGTGAAGCAAATGGAGGTCTTGAAATCGCGATATGATAGGCTGAGGTCTCTTGCTTCGAGGGTGCAGACGGTTCTTGGGGACATGGCGACGCAAGGGGAGAGGTTCTACAATCTGCTGAGCTGGAGGGATCCGAGGGCGACTGCACTGTTTCTCATATTCTGCTTGGTTGCCACTGTGGTTCTCTACATAACTCCACTCAGAGTTGTGGTGATTGTGATGGGATTCTACTCGATGAGGCACCCGAGGTTTCGCGACCGGCTTCCGTCGTGTCCCATGAACTTTTTAAGGAGGTTGCCTGCAAGAACAGATGGTCTGTTGTGA